From the genome of Papaver somniferum cultivar HN1 chromosome 2, ASM357369v1, whole genome shotgun sequence, one region includes:
- the LOC113351497 gene encoding uncharacterized protein LOC113351497 — protein sequence MTLYLDRMREMANEFEQFSIGKRPQMENRNADALAYLSLAIETDTTRFVIVDFQELPSISDSHFFLTLEHASGGERVATSAQGDTENIDNNMDVDSPVIDDSGNHAENVADRRQPYIQYLTTDELPEDEHLASKVKKNSWRYSMIEGHLYRKPVALEPFLRCISAEEGPTEDHEGICGSHSGGRSLAHKILTQGYFWPYWKKDAKEYAQKCVPCQEHAPIPKRPANELHPVFSPWSFSMWGLDIVGPLPKAPGGVKFILDATDYFTKWVEAVALVHVTRHDVKRQWEAVRFWGDQRFLQEPEYSPQLLISLLCSEQRAGGSDQSRYHGQSQEKDGESEGEVDIRIPWSPMVLSDDPKKIHWSFTIYTGLWDRGGHTHRGTSQDYQNSRCQIWKKIDSIVALDKELLEEQRETSLQQLVRYQQAIKMIYDPKVIERSFKLGEYVLKKTRAATMEPNCGKLGTTGKVLT from the exons ATGACCCTTTACCTAGACCGTATGAGGGAGATGGCAAACGAGTTCGAACAATTTTCTATTGGGAAACGACCACAGATGGAAAACAGgaacgcagatgccttagcatatCTTTCTTTAGCAATCGAAACTGATACCACCCGATTCGTTATAGTGGATTTCCAAGAGTTACCTAGCATCTCCGATAGCCATTTTTTTCTGACTCTCGAACACGCTAGTGGGGGCGAGAGGGTAGCTACATCAGCACAGGGAGATACTGAGAACATCGACAACAATATGGATGTTGACAGCCCAGTGATAGATGATTCAGGCAATCATGCTGAAAACGTTGCAGACAGGCGTCAGCCTTACATCCAGTATTTGACAACCGACGAACTCCCAGAAGATGAGCATCTCGCTTCAAAGGTGAAAAAGAATTCTTGGAGATATTCGATGATCGAGGGGCATCTATACCGCAAACCTGTGGCTTTAGAGCCATTTTTACGATGCATATCAGCAGAAGAAGGGCCGACGGAGGAtcatgaaggaatatgtggcagCCATTCTGGAGGACGCAGTCTCGCGCACAAGATACTTACCCAGGGGTATTTCTGGCCATATTGGAAGAAAGATGCTAAAGAATACGCGCAGAAATGTGTGCCATGCCAAGAGCATGCTCCGATTCCTAAAAGGCCCGCCAACGAATTGCATCCAGTTTTCAGTCCCTGGTCATTCTCTATGTGGGGACTGGACATCGTCGGACCACTTCCCAAAGCTCCTGGAGGCGTTAAATTCATACTAGATGCTacagattatttcaccaaatgggtcgaagcagtGGCACTGGTACACGTTACCAGACatgatgtgaaaag ACAATGGGAAGCAGTTCGATTCTGGGGTGATCAAAGATTTTTACAAGAACCTGAATATTCGCCACAACTTCTGATCTCCTTACTATGCTCAGAGCAACGGGCAGGCGGAAGCGACCAATCACGTTATCATGGACAATCTCAAGAAAAGGATGGAGAAAGCGAAGGGGAAGTGGACATAAGAATTCCCTGGAGTCCTATGGTCCTATCGGACGACCCCAAAAAGATCCACTGGAGTTTCACCATTTACACTGGCTTATGGGACAGAGGAGGTCATACCCACAGAGGTACATCTCAAGACTACCAAAACTCGCGCTGtcaaatctggaaaaaaattgACAGCATAGTGGCTTTGGATAAAGAGTTGCTggaagaacaaagagaaacatCCTTGCAGCAGTTAGTTCGATACCAGCAGGCAATCAAGATGATCTATGATCCTAAGGTCATAGAACGGTCATTTAAACTAGGGGAATATGTCTTGAAGAAAACTCGAGCAGCCACAATGGAACCTAACTGTGGGAAGCTCGGAACAACTGGGAAGGTCCTTACATAG
- the LOC113351498 gene encoding uncharacterized protein LOC113351498, which yields MAPRGPNFTTEEDTMICRIHLAISQDSATGTDQPERVLWSRIKDKLEEALPCKPKRTWTSIQSRFQGISRQVSLYSAKVLEVDGEYHSGWNEVLRVEEIRKRFKQSNGNKKFKHEECYEILKDSIKYSGRSTFVFDSGQEMEDSQSGEENADIEETIPGESSDDLDIGDIENTRKRQLGKKASKQLKKTGRAKSNAQEEMLEDIIKEQQSFNEHYKAQSLMKMGQRQAEFEAIQAKSAAKFAAKQARQEKLDLKKEADDDLAIMLKDVSTLDTVTREYFELRKMEILQRKRNQS from the exons ATGGCACCACGAGGTCCCAATTTTACAACAGAGGAAGATACAATGATATGTAGAATCCATTTAGCCATATCTCAAGATTCTGCTACCGGAACCGATCAACCAGAAAGAGTATTATGGAGTCGGATCAAAGATAAGTTGGAAGAAGCCCTGCCTTGTAAACCAAAACGTACTTGGACTTCTATCCAGAGTcgatttcagggaataagtaGACAGGTTTCACTTTATTCTGCAAAAGTGTTGGAAGTTGATGGTGAATATCATAGCGGATGGAATGAAGTCTTGAGG GTTGAAGAGATAAGAAAGCGATTCAAACAAAGTAATGGtaacaaaaaatttaagcacgaagagtgctacgaaATTCTAAAAGATAGTATCAAATATTCAGGACGGTCGACGTTTGTGTTTGATTCAGGCCAAGAAATGGAAGATTCTCAGAGTGGTGAGGAAAACGCTGATATTGAGGAAACAATTCCAGGCGAGTCCAGTGATGATCTAGATATTGGAGATATAGAGAACACACGTAAGCGTCAGTTGGGGAAGAAAGCATCGAAACAActaaagaaaacagggagagcaaAATCCAATGCCCAGGAGGAAATGCTAGAGGATATAATTAAGGAGCAGCAAAGTTTCAATGAACATTACAAAGCACAATCACTAATGAAGATGGGACAGAGACAAGCTGAGTTTGAAGCAATACAAGCTAAGTCTGCGGCAAAGTTTGCGGCGAAACAAGCTAGGCAAGAAAAACTCGATTTAAAGAAAGAAGCGGACGATGACTTGGCCATAATGTTGAAGGATGTCTCTACATTGGACACTGTAACAAGagagtacttcgaacttcgaaagaTGGAAATACTACAACgcaaaagaaaccaatcttaa